In one Mucilaginibacter sp. PAMB04168 genomic region, the following are encoded:
- a CDS encoding alkaline phosphatase family protein, whose translation MQNKKRTLFYLADGAHSEIMPELINQGILPNIKRIIDEGTIRKATTCFPSTTGPAYLPFLTGHFPGTMGITGIRWFDKKEFKRTRWNKNAMRSYCGPEAAWFNTDMPADKPTLFELMGESYNLYNMITRNVPDEYDLGKMGKGLLYTRAHFWKRHHPVDLQGHQRIMDMLHSGKDFDFLFAVFPSVDWDSHYHHVRDERTIEAYKIVDNSLGEVRALLEKKGWWDDTLFIMTSDHGLTPTDKHLDLGDWMTNHGLKSVYYPTIWKSNPKSAVMISGNSFGSIHLLNHEGDHVLRENEILTAMGSTRLNSLIAEKAVDFAIYRGNREESFVVHNSDGKATIEVDGETFNYRPESADPLKLGKDISVNGHRAALEETFESDYPDSLYQIYQLFQSRRAGDIVISARVGYDLRDFWEYPEHLGSHGSLHKSHINVPLIYNQKNWNTHAARTADLFNSILKWKGITPKASEGEALY comes from the coding sequence ATGCAGAATAAAAAACGAACCTTGTTTTATTTGGCGGACGGCGCCCACAGCGAAATAATGCCCGAACTGATAAACCAAGGTATACTACCCAATATAAAAAGGATTATTGACGAGGGCACTATCCGCAAAGCCACCACCTGTTTTCCTTCAACTACCGGACCTGCTTATTTGCCATTTTTAACCGGGCATTTCCCAGGCACTATGGGTATTACCGGTATACGCTGGTTTGATAAAAAAGAGTTTAAACGTACACGCTGGAACAAAAATGCCATGCGTTCCTACTGCGGACCTGAAGCGGCCTGGTTCAACACCGATATGCCGGCCGATAAGCCTACCCTATTTGAATTGATGGGCGAATCGTACAATCTGTACAACATGATTACGCGCAACGTACCCGACGAGTATGATTTAGGTAAGATGGGAAAAGGGTTATTATACACCCGCGCACATTTTTGGAAACGGCATCACCCGGTTGACCTGCAAGGCCACCAGCGTATTATGGATATGCTGCACTCGGGCAAGGATTTCGACTTTTTATTTGCCGTGTTTCCGAGTGTAGACTGGGATTCGCATTATCATCATGTGCGTGATGAGCGTACCATCGAAGCTTATAAGATTGTAGATAACAGCTTAGGCGAAGTGCGTGCGCTGCTGGAGAAGAAAGGATGGTGGGATGATACCTTATTCATCATGACCTCAGACCATGGCCTTACCCCTACCGATAAGCATTTAGACCTTGGCGACTGGATGACCAACCATGGCTTAAAATCTGTTTACTATCCAACAATATGGAAAAGCAATCCTAAATCGGCCGTAATGATATCGGGCAACTCATTCGGCAGTATTCACCTGCTGAACCATGAGGGCGATCATGTACTGCGCGAGAATGAGATTTTGACTGCCATGGGCAGCACCCGTTTAAACAGCCTCATTGCCGAAAAAGCGGTAGACTTTGCCATTTACCGCGGCAACCGGGAAGAAAGCTTTGTAGTACATAATTCGGACGGAAAAGCCACTATAGAAGTTGATGGCGAAACGTTCAATTACCGGCCTGAAAGTGCCGATCCGCTAAAGTTAGGTAAAGACATCAGCGTAAATGGCCATCGGGCTGCTCTTGAGGAAACTTTCGAAAGCGATTATCCTGATTCGTTATACCAAATTTACCAGTTGTTTCAGAGCCGCCGCGCCGGCGATATTGTGATAAGCGCCCGTGTGGGTTATGACCTGCGCGACTTTTGGGAATACCCTGAACACCTGGGCTCACATGGTTCGCTGCATAAATCACACATTAACGTGCCGCTTATTTACAACCAAAAAAACTGGAACACACACGCTGCCCGTACTGCCGATCTATTTAACTCGATATTAAAATGGAAAGGCATAACGCCTAAAGCATCAGAAGGTGAAGCTTTATATTAA
- a CDS encoding phosphatase PAP2 family protein → MKFKLIVLMLVLQASFVKSQNWDISLLNKFNPNNGNQSSSWKFVSNNAIYMSAATPLALAVAGIATHDQKLKQTALNTGVALVGNTAITFFMKNSIQRPRPFVTWGDKVMLQGNTSPSDYSFPSGHTSTAFSVATSVSLAYPKWYVIAPSFAFASATAYSRMYRGAHYPSDVLCGMLVGSGSAYLTHKLQKMMYRKSMERRAKALALSQQETNPVFISGN, encoded by the coding sequence ATGAAATTTAAACTTATTGTGTTGATGCTCGTACTCCAGGCGTCGTTCGTTAAATCGCAAAACTGGGACATCAGCTTATTAAACAAGTTTAACCCTAACAACGGCAACCAAAGCTCGAGCTGGAAATTTGTTTCAAACAATGCCATTTATATGTCTGCGGCAACGCCGCTTGCACTTGCTGTTGCCGGAATAGCCACACACGATCAAAAATTAAAGCAAACCGCCTTAAACACGGGTGTAGCTTTAGTGGGTAATACAGCCATTACCTTCTTTATGAAGAACAGCATACAACGCCCACGGCCATTTGTTACCTGGGGAGATAAAGTGATGCTACAGGGTAATACCTCACCAAGCGATTATTCTTTCCCATCCGGACACACATCAACCGCTTTTTCAGTAGCTACATCTGTAAGTTTAGCTTACCCTAAATGGTATGTGATTGCGCCAAGCTTTGCATTTGCTTCGGCAACTGCTTACTCACGTATGTACCGGGGCGCTCATTATCCAAGTGATGTATTGTGCGGTATGCTGGTTGGCTCTGGCTCAGCTTATTTAACACACAAACTGCAAAAGATGATGTATCGTAAAAGCATGGAGCGCCGTGCCAAAGCATTAGCATTATCGCAGCAAGAAACTAACCCGGTTTTCATCTCAGGCAATTAA
- a CDS encoding lysylphosphatidylglycerol synthase transmembrane domain-containing protein, with translation MSDTNEAKPVALTPQQETQIEAEGKQEAQSVFNKKLIIKGSLWFALITVLTIAGIFFYNNTGQTIEALKHISYKYIAICLVMLFVDLMLGSWRNHIYIRKLNPAVSHWVSFRANVANMFMGAVTPAHGGAGPAQIYVYTSNGVTFIDAFAVSLINMGATLIFMPLAGFVAIMLMDTSYVSGIVPAMLKYGFSFFLIFLLAFLLAFWKPVWVGIIIKKIANGLSAIFPKRREKLEVWAERSFLNISKYQQTCSVIIKQHPFLFPLSLIITTLLYMNKYCMQYVILLGLGVNASLVQVISIQILIQFMIYFAPSPGGSGFAEVSISVLFGKIVPSGLLSIFTLLQRSFLLFFPAIIGAYTVINLLRKQTQQQHRTQVKTDGAA, from the coding sequence ATGTCGGACACAAACGAAGCCAAACCCGTTGCGCTAACGCCCCAGCAAGAAACGCAAATTGAAGCCGAAGGCAAGCAGGAAGCACAGTCGGTGTTTAATAAAAAGTTAATAATTAAAGGCAGCTTATGGTTTGCCTTAATTACGGTATTAACCATAGCCGGCATCTTTTTTTACAACAACACGGGCCAAACTATTGAGGCGTTAAAACACATCTCGTATAAATACATTGCCATCTGTTTGGTAATGCTGTTTGTTGATTTGATGCTGGGCAGCTGGCGTAATCACATTTATATACGTAAGCTTAATCCGGCTGTATCACATTGGGTAAGTTTTAGAGCCAATGTGGCCAACATGTTTATGGGTGCAGTAACACCCGCCCACGGCGGTGCCGGCCCGGCGCAGATTTATGTATACACCAGCAATGGTGTTACCTTTATTGATGCCTTTGCCGTAAGCCTAATTAACATGGGCGCTACGCTTATATTTATGCCGCTGGCAGGCTTTGTGGCCATTATGCTAATGGATACCAGTTACGTAAGCGGTATAGTGCCTGCCATGTTAAAATACGGTTTCAGCTTTTTCCTCATCTTTTTGCTGGCTTTTCTTTTAGCTTTCTGGAAACCGGTTTGGGTTGGTATTATCATCAAAAAAATTGCAAACGGGCTATCAGCTATCTTCCCTAAACGCCGTGAAAAACTCGAAGTTTGGGCTGAAAGATCTTTTTTAAATATTTCTAAATATCAGCAAACTTGTAGCGTAATTATTAAGCAACATCCTTTCCTTTTTCCATTGAGCTTAATTATTACTACCCTGCTGTACATGAATAAGTACTGCATGCAGTATGTAATTTTGCTAGGTTTGGGGGTAAACGCCAGTTTAGTTCAGGTAATATCGATACAAATTCTTATTCAGTTTATGATTTACTTTGCCCCCAGCCCTGGCGGCAGCGGCTTTGCTGAGGTAAGTATATCAGTACTATTCGGCAAAATCGTACCTTCAGGCCTGTTGTCTATATTTACATTATTGCAACGTTCGTTCCTACTCTTTTTCCCGGCCATAATAGGTGCTTATACAGTAATTAATCTTTTAAGGAAACAAACACAACAGCAACACCGTACACAGGTAAAAACTGATGGCGCTGCTTAA
- a CDS encoding response regulator: MLKRILVLDDNMDILEIVHEVLTYEQFEVKSTSESKSIVTVAEDYKPDLIILDYKLMDDNGGEICRMFKSHKSLHKIPVIIFSAYTSKLDFFSFGCDAVIAKPFDLNEFIDTVNNCLRLN; the protein is encoded by the coding sequence ATGTTGAAACGTATCTTGGTACTTGACGATAATATGGATATCCTGGAGATAGTGCATGAAGTTCTTACCTACGAGCAATTTGAGGTTAAAAGCACATCAGAGAGTAAATCTATAGTGACTGTAGCTGAAGACTACAAGCCCGATCTAATTATTTTGGATTATAAACTGATGGATGACAATGGTGGCGAGATATGCCGCATGTTTAAATCGCACAAATCCTTACATAAAATACCGGTCATTATCTTTTCGGCTTACACCTCCAAACTCGATTTCTTTAGTTTCGGTTGTGATGCGGTGATCGCAAAACCTTTTGATCTTAACGAATTTATAGATACTGTTAACAACTGCCTGAGATTAAATTAA
- a CDS encoding response regulator transcription factor yields the protein MAKRILIADDDPGIVDAVEMILEFYGYEVSSTYNGIDVLAIQDDYPDVLVLDIWMSGCDGRDICKELKSKADTRHIPVLMVSASKDIKESALEAGANDFLAKPFDMEELVSKIEMLSNQPSFV from the coding sequence ATGGCAAAGCGAATACTGATTGCAGACGACGATCCGGGAATTGTAGATGCGGTAGAAATGATTCTTGAATTTTACGGGTACGAGGTGTCTTCTACCTATAACGGTATCGATGTTTTGGCTATTCAGGATGATTATCCGGATGTTTTAGTATTGGATATATGGATGTCGGGCTGTGATGGTCGCGATATTTGTAAGGAGTTAAAATCTAAAGCAGACACCCGCCATATCCCGGTGCTTATGGTGTCGGCCAGTAAAGACATTAAGGAATCGGCTTTGGAAGCTGGAGCCAACGACTTTTTAGCTAAACCTTTTGATATGGAGGAGCTAGTGAGTAAGATAGAAATGCTTTCTAACCAGCCTTCGTTTGTATAA
- a CDS encoding BamA/TamA family outer membrane protein — protein MPSYRHYLPTSLLILAGAIIAPVTSISAQSKPKADSITIAVAPDYNRVSGVHRFLLGENYRKEWGTPVKLRIVNLATEKGGLVIEEKGGGMQTKSLRLKDKTGQEWVLRSVQKYPERVLPPQLRSGLTKAIIQDQTSTANPFASLTVPVLAEALQIKHSNPEIVYIGDDPVLGKFRKDYKNAVYLFEEREPLESDNTDNTKKVQKKLREDNDVRVDQKLVLRARLLDHVLGDWDRHDDQWRWDKAKDKKETVYTPIPRDRDQVYYKTSGVLPWIVSHQWLKAKFQPYSDNVRDVGAWNFNGRNFDRYFLNELSEKDWKEQIEYVQAHLTNEVVDKAMHRMPPKVYALSGKKITKTLLARRDNLNKIGMEYYRFLSKTVDVPASEKDELIEVKMRDSGRVKLVVRNIKKDNTVGREVYERTFNPDVTDEIRVYGFGGGDKFEVTGSVKSPIKVRMIGATGSVDTFVVSKEVDNKHKLYVYDRKDETNVLPDRSLARVRTGADTTVTYFDRKNFKYDRPEPIVFARYNNDYGVILSLGYAYTKQGFRNDPYEWRQEVIANYAFGRKSFLIRYNGDFKNAIGNNDIIAHLTSRGPHNISNFFGVGNETSFNPDNNGIQLFRNQYDHIYGDVRLAHTYNKVKLSAGVTGQFYYADATENVNRYLGIYNLQNPQEQVFGTKTYAGLITGAEIDTRNNQLLTSKGVYWNTTLRGLQELSHRNQRYAQLQTEFSFFVNPDRDSVFVIATRLGGGTTLGHAEYFQQLKLGGSDNLRGFRTWRFTGKSMVYNNIEARLKVLDFNSYLFPGSLGIIGFNDVGRVWTPGEKSSQWHDGYGGGIFLVPAELLLIQATIGHSKEGKFVYVNLGYRF, from the coding sequence ATGCCCTCATACAGACATTATTTACCTACTTCGTTATTAATTTTGGCGGGTGCCATTATAGCGCCTGTTACCAGTATTTCAGCACAAAGCAAACCTAAAGCCGACAGCATAACCATCGCCGTAGCGCCGGACTATAACCGCGTGAGCGGAGTTCATCGTTTCCTTCTGGGCGAAAATTATCGTAAAGAGTGGGGCACACCCGTTAAACTGCGTATTGTTAACCTTGCCACCGAAAAGGGCGGATTGGTTATTGAAGAAAAAGGAGGCGGCATGCAAACCAAATCGCTGCGCTTAAAAGACAAAACAGGGCAGGAGTGGGTGTTGCGTTCGGTACAAAAGTATCCGGAGCGTGTTTTGCCGCCGCAATTACGTTCGGGCTTAACCAAAGCTATCATTCAGGATCAAACATCTACCGCTAATCCTTTTGCCTCGTTAACGGTACCGGTTTTGGCCGAGGCGCTGCAGATAAAGCATTCTAACCCGGAAATAGTTTATATAGGCGACGATCCGGTACTGGGTAAGTTTCGTAAAGATTATAAAAATGCGGTATATCTGTTTGAAGAACGTGAACCGCTCGAATCAGACAATACCGATAATACCAAAAAGGTACAAAAGAAGCTACGCGAAGATAACGACGTTCGCGTTGACCAAAAGCTGGTTTTAAGGGCACGTTTGCTTGACCACGTTTTGGGCGACTGGGACCGCCATGATGACCAGTGGCGCTGGGATAAAGCTAAAGACAAAAAGGAAACAGTTTATACACCCATCCCACGCGACCGCGACCAGGTCTATTACAAAACATCGGGCGTGCTGCCCTGGATTGTATCACACCAGTGGTTAAAAGCTAAGTTTCAGCCTTATAGTGACAATGTACGCGATGTTGGTGCCTGGAACTTTAACGGCCGTAACTTTGACCGGTACTTCTTAAATGAGCTGAGCGAGAAGGATTGGAAAGAACAGATTGAGTACGTACAAGCGCATTTAACCAATGAGGTGGTTGATAAAGCCATGCACCGTATGCCGCCAAAGGTATATGCCCTATCCGGTAAAAAGATAACCAAAACTCTTTTGGCACGCCGTGATAACCTTAATAAGATAGGCATGGAGTATTACCGTTTTTTGTCAAAAACAGTGGATGTGCCGGCAAGTGAAAAGGATGAGTTGATAGAGGTAAAAATGCGCGACAGCGGCCGGGTTAAGCTGGTTGTTCGGAATATTAAGAAAGACAACACGGTGGGCCGCGAAGTATACGAGCGTACGTTTAACCCCGATGTAACCGACGAAATAAGGGTTTACGGTTTCGGTGGTGGCGATAAGTTTGAGGTAACCGGTAGCGTTAAGTCGCCTATAAAGGTTAGAATGATTGGGGCAACTGGCAGCGTAGATACGTTTGTGGTAAGCAAGGAGGTTGATAATAAACACAAGCTCTATGTATATGACCGCAAGGATGAAACTAATGTATTGCCAGACCGCAGCTTGGCACGTGTACGCACCGGAGCCGATACCACAGTTACGTATTTTGACCGCAAAAACTTCAAGTATGACCGGCCCGAACCCATTGTATTTGCCCGGTATAATAATGATTATGGTGTTATACTAAGCCTAGGGTACGCCTATACCAAGCAAGGTTTTAGGAACGATCCTTATGAATGGCGGCAGGAAGTGATAGCAAACTATGCGTTTGGCCGTAAATCTTTCCTGATACGTTATAACGGTGATTTTAAGAATGCAATTGGCAATAATGACATTATAGCGCATCTTACTTCAAGAGGTCCGCACAACATCAGTAACTTCTTTGGTGTTGGCAACGAAACTTCGTTCAATCCGGATAATAACGGTATCCAATTGTTCCGTAACCAGTACGACCATATATATGGCGATGTACGGCTGGCACATACTTACAATAAGGTTAAGTTAAGCGCCGGTGTAACCGGACAATTTTATTACGCAGATGCTACCGAAAATGTAAATCGTTACTTGGGTATTTACAATTTGCAAAATCCGCAAGAACAGGTGTTTGGTACTAAAACTTACGCAGGTTTAATTACCGGTGCAGAAATAGATACCCGGAATAACCAGTTACTAACCTCAAAAGGTGTTTATTGGAATACTACTTTAAGAGGATTGCAGGAACTAAGCCACCGAAACCAGCGGTATGCGCAGTTGCAAACAGAGTTTAGCTTTTTCGTTAACCCCGATCGTGATTCGGTATTTGTAATTGCAACCAGGTTGGGTGGCGGAACTACCTTAGGCCATGCCGAATATTTTCAACAGCTAAAGCTGGGCGGGTCAGATAACCTTCGTGGTTTCCGTACGTGGCGGTTTACTGGTAAGAGCATGGTATATAACAATATTGAAGCGCGTTTAAAAGTACTCGATTTTAATTCGTACCTGTTTCCGGGCAGCTTGGGTATTATTGGCTTTAATGACGTAGGCAGGGTTTGGACACCAGGTGAAAAATCGTCACAGTGGCATGATGGGTATGGTGGCGGTATCTTCCTGGTTCCGGCCGAATTGTTATTGATTCAGGCAACCATAGGCCACTCTAAAGAAGGGAAATTTGTATACGTTAACTTAGGTTACAGGTTTTAA
- a CDS encoding GAF domain-containing protein, with protein MQKKSFYINKHLAGHDLVETALSFKPFVNHLQKRRPADDTIKARFYSFALEHFESETEDIKVSSDEGVPPNEHALELIYSALSPVLLNEEECYWALSTPVPNQILYSTDSFYKLITSKDIREASSSIITNDDMFRKQQLEYIYRLILKRLYGFTSALSNNIYYSYVNADTGLSRYYHINIDTAFIEIEVKGKLPELDFETIENYLHEDTSVEVLTEVLPLSLFKFEGFSVISLEDVTARKAIEDIRDAITDPVEDQKELYRNVIQSLKTLSESNHVCFGLLPFIKLNGQPLFDLSSCSESILMQSARKYGVAEETYNALVSRYEKEPKAVFFSSISETRQQKFFFLKTLRDAGIKSYAVIPVFYNKHIAGVMEVYSEKELVFYENLLSRLEFAIPLIAQLLQNSIEYFNACIDDVIRDKFTSLQPAVQWKFNEVAWEQIKNPKARRRRTSQTLIEFKDVYPLYGAIDIRNSTIERNIALQNDLKRVIKLLLKILHILEDRYPGKQWQPLTEKASDWLQVVEKQVNTSDEMLINEFLESEAGLTLANLRTEHPESGEIVDRFLEMIAQDCEGPAFTQRNRLETAMQMINATISNYFEQAEKQLQQIYPCYFEKFRTDGVEYDVYVGQAIAPKQPFAPDFLKQMRMWQLTSMVEVSRLTHNLLDHMPASLQTTQLIFIHSVPIDISFRNDERRFDVEGAYNIRYEVIKKRIDKVLLKDSDERLTQPGKIALVYFTEAEADEQLTYIKQLQAQKMLQPEVEKLDLEELQGVVGLKALRVSINFEE; from the coding sequence ATGCAGAAAAAATCATTTTATATTAATAAACATCTGGCCGGGCACGACCTGGTAGAAACTGCTTTATCATTCAAACCATTTGTAAATCATTTACAAAAGCGACGGCCTGCAGATGATACCATCAAAGCAAGGTTTTACAGCTTTGCGCTGGAGCATTTTGAATCGGAGACTGAGGATATAAAGGTGTCTTCTGACGAAGGGGTACCGCCCAATGAGCATGCGCTGGAATTAATATACAGCGCACTGTCGCCAGTGTTGCTTAACGAGGAAGAATGCTATTGGGCGTTAAGTACACCGGTACCTAACCAGATATTGTATAGCACCGACTCTTTTTATAAGCTTATTACCAGTAAGGATATCCGCGAGGCATCATCATCCATTATCACTAATGATGATATGTTTCGTAAACAGCAGCTGGAGTACATTTACAGGCTTATTTTAAAGCGCCTTTATGGCTTTACCTCTGCACTTAGCAACAATATATACTACTCGTATGTAAACGCCGATACGGGCCTGAGCAGGTACTATCATATTAATATTGATACAGCCTTTATTGAAATTGAAGTAAAAGGCAAACTGCCCGAGCTCGATTTCGAAACCATAGAAAATTACCTCCACGAGGACACCAGTGTAGAGGTACTTACAGAAGTATTGCCTTTAAGCTTGTTTAAGTTTGAAGGGTTTTCGGTTATTAGTTTGGAAGACGTAACCGCACGCAAGGCTATCGAAGATATACGCGATGCCATTACCGATCCGGTGGAAGACCAAAAGGAACTTTATCGCAATGTTATTCAATCGCTCAAAACGCTGAGCGAAAGCAACCATGTTTGTTTTGGTTTATTGCCATTTATAAAGCTTAATGGTCAGCCGCTGTTTGACTTGTCGTCTTGTTCTGAGAGTATTTTGATGCAATCGGCCCGAAAATATGGTGTAGCCGAAGAGACCTATAATGCGCTGGTAAGCCGGTACGAGAAAGAGCCTAAGGCCGTATTTTTCAGTTCTATTTCGGAAACCAGGCAGCAAAAATTTTTCTTCCTGAAAACGCTACGTGATGCTGGTATTAAGTCTTACGCGGTTATTCCGGTGTTTTATAACAAGCATATTGCCGGGGTAATGGAGGTTTATTCTGAAAAGGAACTGGTGTTTTATGAAAACCTGCTTTCCAGGTTAGAGTTTGCCATTCCGCTAATTGCACAACTCCTGCAAAACAGCATTGAGTATTTTAATGCTTGTATTGATGATGTAATCAGAGACAAGTTTACCTCCTTGCAGCCAGCCGTGCAATGGAAGTTTAATGAAGTGGCTTGGGAGCAGATCAAGAACCCTAAGGCCAGGCGCAGGCGTACCTCACAAACACTTATTGAGTTTAAAGATGTTTATCCGCTGTACGGAGCTATTGATATACGTAATTCCACCATCGAGCGTAATATAGCGCTGCAGAATGACTTGAAACGGGTAATAAAATTACTGCTTAAAATACTGCATATTTTGGAAGACCGGTATCCCGGAAAGCAGTGGCAACCGCTGACTGAAAAAGCTAGTGACTGGTTGCAGGTAGTTGAAAAGCAAGTGAACACCAGTGATGAAATGCTGATCAACGAGTTCCTGGAAAGTGAGGCGGGACTAACGCTGGCCAATTTGAGAACGGAGCATCCCGAATCGGGCGAGATTGTTGACCGTTTCCTGGAGATGATTGCACAGGATTGCGAAGGGCCTGCTTTTACGCAGCGTAACCGCCTGGAAACAGCCATGCAAATGATTAACGCTACTATAAGCAATTATTTTGAACAGGCCGAAAAACAGCTGCAGCAGATATACCCTTGCTATTTTGAAAAGTTTAGGACGGATGGTGTGGAGTACGACGTATACGTTGGTCAGGCTATAGCACCTAAGCAGCCTTTTGCCCCCGATTTTTTGAAGCAGATGCGCATGTGGCAACTCACTTCAATGGTTGAGGTATCGAGGCTTACGCACAATCTACTTGATCATATGCCGGCTTCGCTGCAAACTACCCAGCTTATATTCATACACAGCGTACCTATTGATATCAGCTTCCGTAACGATGAGCGTCGGTTTGATGTGGAGGGGGCTTATAACATCCGTTATGAGGTTATAAAAAAGAGAATTGACAAAGTGCTGTTAAAGGATAGCGATGAGCGCCTAACCCAACCCGGCAAAATAGCACTGGTGTATTTTACTGAGGCTGAGGCCGATGAACAACTCACTTACATTAAACAGCTGCAAGCTCAAAAGATGCTTCAGCCCGAGGTTGAAAAACTTGATTTGGAAGAACTGCAAGGTGTAGTTGGCTTAAAAGCTTTAAGGGTTAGCATAAACTTTGAAGAATAA